A window of Vanessa atalanta chromosome 29, ilVanAtal1.2, whole genome shotgun sequence genomic DNA:
CTTCTTTTAAAGATCTTttcaaatctttaataattcaaaatgtatcTTTAGACAATGTacaaaagttacattatttgaaGGGACATCTTGCGGGTGAAGCGGAGCAACTCTTAAGGCATATGCCAATTCAAGAGTCTAATTTTGAAAGGTGCTGGCAGTTACTAGAGGAAaggtataacaataaaaaatacatctgcCACCACGTTTTAAAACGACTCTTTAGCCAAAAGAATATGTCATTCGAGTCGGCGAATGCATTAAAAGATCTAGTTAACACCACTAATGATTGTTTAATTACTCTCAAAAATCTAGGTATAGATGTAAATAGCTgggatgttttaataattcatatcctTACTTTGAAACTGGATCCAGAGTCTCGACGTCAGTGGGAGTTTAGTGTATCATCGAATATTTCGTCAGACGAACTTCCCACCTATActcaatttaaagattttttaacaaatagatTTCGCGCTATCGAGTTTTTGGGCCCGGTTTCAAAACCagaaaacaaatttcaaaataattgtaaagtaaAAACACTTCATGTTGCAAGTTCTGTAACATGTCCGTTATGTTCGGAAGgtcataaattaagtaaatgtaaaatgttccaTAAAGAAACTGTTGAATCTCGTCGTAAATTTGTTTATGACAATAATGTTTGCTTCAATTGTTTAGGAAGCAATCACTCTGCCAAGGAGTGTCGGACACCTGTTAGGTGTAGTATTTGCAAGCGGACTCATCATTCGCTATTGCATCCTAAGGATGCTAATTCATCTGAGGAAAACAAGACTGAGTGTGTTGTTAATTCTTCAGAAGGTGCCACAACCTCATCTTCGAATGCCTCTCCATCATCCTTTATGATGTCTTGTGTTGCAGCCGGTAAGAAACAACAACAAGTGCTACTTGCCACGGCTTTAGTCAAGGCTATATGTAGGAATGGTAATGAGTACAGCATTCGGGCGCTCCTAGACCAGGGGTCGCAGGCTTCATTTGTAACCGAATCTACGGTACAATATTTGGGTTTAAAGAAAACTGTTTTCACCAGTCAGATAGCAGGGCTGGGAGGAAATAAGGCAATAGTCTCTAAGACTATGGTCACCATGGAAATAAAGTCTCGGTACAAAcctgattttaaaattttaataaaagcacaCGTGGTAAAGAATATAACATCTCTCTTGCCAACTAGAAGAGTGGAAGCCAAAGAATGGCAGGAACTTGAAGGTTTAGTGCTAGCTGATCCGGAGTACTTCAATTCAAATCATATTGATCTTCTCTTGGGTGCGGACGTATATGGAGTAATTCTGCAGGAAGGTATGAAGAAAAATCCTGAAGGAACGCTGATAGCACAAGCAACCAGTCTCGGCTGGATTCTGTCCGGTACTGTAAGCTGCAACATCAAGCCCTCATCTCGTATAAGTGTAATGCATTGCTGCGAAAGTGAGGATTTATTGAAGAAATTTTGGGAACTTGAATCAGACGTTCCGAAACAAAAATCCAGCATGTTTACAGAGGAAGAAAGGCTTTGCGAACAACTTTTCACTCAAACCACCAAAAGAGATTCCAATGGGCGGTATATAGTTCGGCTTCCTTTCAAAAATGGATATCCCGAAGTCACAGGATCTAGAGACATAGCCGAAAAACGTCTTAAATCGTTAGAAGTCAGCAAAGACCCGATtctgaaaacaaaatatcaggAGGTAATAAGTGAATATCTTAAACTGGATCACATGGAAGAAGTACCACCAGAAGATATAAATAATCCTAAGGCTATATACTTACCACATCACGCCGTTGTCAGAAATGATAAAGAAACTACGAAGGTCAGAATTGTTTACGATGCATCCTGCAAAGGCAAAAACAACCTATCACTCAATGATCAGTTGTTGGTTGGACCTACCTTGCAGCCAGAATTGCGGCATATAATCATGCAGTGGAGGTGTTCACCAATTTGTATGTCAGCTGACATCGTAAAGATGTATCGGCAAGTTAAAGTGGAAAGGCAAGATGCAGATTGTCAGAGAATACTGtggag
This region includes:
- the LOC125074959 gene encoding uncharacterized protein LOC125074959, with protein sequence MFHKETVESRRKFVYDNNVCFNCLGSNHSAKECRTPVRCSICKRTHHSLLHPKDANSSEENKTECVVNSSEGATTSSSNASPSSFMMSCVAAGKKQQQVLLATALVKAICRNGNEYSIRALLDQGSQASFVTESTVQYLGLKKTVFTSQIAGLGGNKAIVSKTMVTMEIKSRYKPDFKILIKAHVVKNITSLLPTRRVEAKEWQELEGLVLADPEYFNSNHIDLLLGADVYGVILQEGMKKNPEGTLIAQATSLGWILSGTVSCNIKPSSRISVMHCCESEDLLKKFWELESDVPKQKSSMFTEEERLCEQLFTQTTKRDSNGRYIVRLPFKNGYPEVTGSRDIAEKRLKSLEVSKDPILKTKYQEVISEYLKLDHMEEVPPEDINNPKAIYLPHHAVVRNDKETTKVRIVYDASCKGKNNLSLNDQLLVGPTLQPELRHIIMQWRCSPICMSADIVKMYRQVKVERQDADCQRILWRNNKNEPIKYYRHTRVTFGTSSALYLAVKALQKVAHDHSTDYPLAVERVFNDFYVDDLMTGVQTCEEGKQVFVEMNELLGKAGFSLQKWNSNDDSLVMEMNQKENRENDIKEEIKIKENEITKILGLTWNRSDDTFRYAVSLPHLQQPITKRKIISDISRLYDPLGWVGPSIIIAKVMIQKLWLAGLDWDEEIPENLLQEWLTYREEQIVLGNIRLPRWVGTKSNDNLVELHGFCDASKTAYAAAVYVRVIDSKGKVNTSLVTAKTKVAPVKQVSIPRLELCGAVLLTRLIIEVARVMKIEKHNLHAWTDSTIVLAWLNSHPSRWNVFVANRVSEILSSLDPQTWCHVTSKENPADYASRGMKPPDLVNNELWFRRPKLISCEPIIYHKPKNLETVKV